Within the Triplophysa dalaica isolate WHDGS20190420 chromosome 2, ASM1584641v1, whole genome shotgun sequence genome, the region TTCAATTTTAAAGCGAAGTGCAGATGGTACCTTCTCTGGTCCAGGCTATAACCTGAGAAAGACCAGAAAACCTTCGAGCCCTCTGAAGGATCCCAACGTGTCTGACAACCTTGCATTGATAGCACATGCAGTCAGCTTGGACCACAAGTACAGCTCCAAGTCTGGTAGCTGTCActcaacaacacataaacaactaaaGGGCATTAAGCTAGAGAACCACATCCTTAAAAATGCAGCTGTAATTCCTGAGTTATCTCCAGTACATACAAACACTCAAACCCCAGCACATCTGGTAACACATGCCGTCCGCTTGGACCACAACTACATCTCCGAGTCTGATAGCTCTCActcaacaacacataaacaactaaaGGGAATAAAGCTAGAGAACCACTTCTTTAAAAACGCAGCTGTCATTCCTGAGTTTTGCCCAAAATTTACAAAGTCTCACACCGAAGCCCAACTGGTGCACACCAGCACTGAGGAACCTCTTTTAATCCATGGGAACAGCACAGAAGACCATCAAAGAACGTATCATGCTGTGGTGGATTCTATGTTAAAGAAATCCTCTGGAGAGCCTCACAACTACAGCCTGCAGTTAGGGCTTCGTGTGAAGCAACGCCTCTGGAAAACTCTAAACTGCCCCACCATGATTGAAGAAGAGCAGCCTGATGGACTCATCCAAGTTAAAGAGATGTTCTCCAGACCAAGCCTAAAGAGATCTGCCCCACGTATAAATGTCGACATTAGCGGTGAACCCCTGCCATACGCACCACAGAGGAAGAGGCCCTGCCTGTGACATCCATGCAGAGCCTAGATTATAtttagtgtatatactgtacatagttCTAGAATAAATGTTTGGTACTTATTACTATGAATCTTTCttatttgtattactttatttaataattacttCATGACTATGAACTTACTACTTGTTGTcaaatttattgaaaacaataaaatcactttgcaaatatattgtagtttgattttgcttgccataaaatatgtgtatttaggTAAAATAGCTTTAAATGCGTGACGTCTTTCCCAGGTTTGTAACCCATGTATAAGCGTGAAAA harbors:
- the LOC130410804 gene encoding uncharacterized protein LOC130410804, which gives rise to MKRSADGTFSGPGYNLRKTRKPSSPLKDPNVSDNLALIAHAVSLDHKYSSKSGSCHSTTHKQLKGIKLENHILKNAAVIPELSPVHTNTQTPAHLVTHAVRLDHNYISESDSSHSTTHKQLKGIKLENHFFKNAAVIPEFCPKFTKSHTEAQLVHTSTEEPLLIHGNSTEDHQRTYHAVVDSMLKKSSGEPHNYSLQLGLRVKQRLWKTLNCPTMIEEEQPDGLIQVKEMFSRPSLKRSAPRINVDISGEPLPYAPQRKRPCL